A DNA window from Amycolatopsis sp. DSM 110486 contains the following coding sequences:
- a CDS encoding alpha/beta fold hydrolase yields the protein MSVFVLVHGSWHDGSSWAEVAERLEELGHEVHSPTVAGHGAGASREVTHDDCVASITDYVDRHDLAGFVLVGHSWGGSVIARVVERLPDRVRRLVFLNAFVPANGTSVLDNAPPAYQELFPILAAQSSDNTVMLPFEVWRDAFIGDADLARARETYEMLTPEPLGPTVEKLDLTKFYASTDVPRSYVLCGEDSALPPGDPEHGYLANARRLGTFRLVTLEGSHEVMFTNPALLARKLELAGRD from the coding sequence GTGTCAGTTTTTGTTCTCGTGCACGGTTCGTGGCACGACGGATCGTCGTGGGCCGAGGTGGCCGAGCGCCTGGAGGAGCTCGGGCACGAGGTGCACAGCCCGACTGTCGCCGGCCACGGCGCCGGAGCGTCGCGGGAGGTGACCCACGACGACTGCGTGGCCTCGATCACGGACTACGTCGACCGGCACGACCTCGCCGGCTTCGTCCTCGTGGGACACAGCTGGGGCGGGAGCGTGATCGCCCGCGTCGTCGAGCGCTTGCCCGACCGGGTGCGGCGGCTGGTGTTCCTGAACGCCTTCGTCCCCGCGAACGGGACGAGCGTGCTGGACAACGCTCCGCCCGCCTACCAGGAGCTGTTCCCGATCCTGGCCGCGCAGTCGAGCGACAACACGGTGATGCTGCCGTTCGAGGTCTGGCGCGACGCGTTCATCGGCGACGCCGACCTGGCCCGGGCTCGGGAGACCTACGAGATGCTCACCCCGGAACCGCTCGGTCCGACGGTGGAGAAGTTGGACCTCACGAAGTTCTACGCGTCGACCGACGTTCCCCGCAGCTATGTCCTGTGCGGCGAGGACTCGGCTCTTCCGCCAGGCGACCCCGAGCACGGCTACCTGGCCAACGCCCGCCGGCTCGGCACGTTCCGGCTGGTGACGCTCGAAGGTTCGCACGAGGTCATGTTCACCAACCCGGCTCTGCTGGCGCGCAAGCTCGAGCTCGCGGGCCGGGACTGA
- a CDS encoding carboxymuconolactone decarboxylase family protein gives MTERMNYSAVAPEAYKSMLAMQKYLATSSIDHTLHELVKIRVAQINGCAYCVDVHTRDARKHGEEESRIYALSVWRESPEFTDEERAALELAEAMTLIAGRGVPAETWGLAGKFFDERQLADVVLAVITINAFTRLAITTGMVPGRSTPVVSK, from the coding sequence GTGACCGAGCGCATGAACTACTCCGCCGTCGCTCCGGAGGCGTACAAGTCGATGCTCGCCATGCAGAAGTACCTGGCGACGTCGTCGATCGACCACACCCTGCACGAACTCGTGAAGATCCGGGTGGCGCAGATCAACGGCTGCGCCTACTGCGTCGACGTCCACACGCGCGACGCCCGTAAACACGGCGAAGAGGAAAGCCGGATCTACGCACTTTCCGTCTGGCGCGAATCGCCGGAGTTCACCGACGAGGAACGCGCCGCGCTCGAACTCGCCGAAGCCATGACGCTCATCGCCGGCCGCGGTGTTCCCGCCGAGACCTGGGGGCTGGCGGGCAAGTTCTTCGACGAGCGGCAACTGGCCGACGTCGTGCTCGCCGTCATCACGATCAACGCGTTCACCCGGCTGGCCATCACCACCGGCATGGTCCCCGGCCGGTCCACGCCGGTCGTGTCGAAGTAG
- a CDS encoding zinc-binding dehydrogenase, with protein sequence MRAAYVERLGGVAEIRFGELPEPVAGPGDVAVDVVAVSVNPVDTFVRSGLYVTEVPLPLVLGRDLVGRVAADARGFRAGEWVWCNSLGHAGRQGAAAERAVVPADRLYRVPEGADPLDVVAMAHPAATAYLALVTFGRVLPGETVLVAGGGGNVGGALIELAAAAGARVFATASAADLGRCRDLGAAEVFDYRDERLSDRLASAGPVDLFVDTSGRNDLEAAVRLLAWRGRIVLLAGARSRPVLPAGELYMHDRSVLGFAISNATAADLAEAAAALNPRFAAGGLRPRRVEHRTLADAAETHRRLERGEVHGRVVLLTP encoded by the coding sequence GTGCGTGCGGCCTACGTCGAACGGCTCGGTGGCGTGGCGGAGATCCGCTTCGGCGAGCTGCCCGAGCCCGTGGCCGGCCCGGGTGATGTCGCGGTGGATGTCGTTGCGGTGTCGGTGAACCCGGTCGACACCTTTGTCCGCTCCGGGCTGTATGTGACGGAAGTCCCGCTGCCGCTGGTGCTCGGCCGGGACCTCGTCGGGCGCGTCGCGGCGGACGCCCGGGGATTCCGGGCCGGTGAGTGGGTGTGGTGCAACAGCCTCGGCCACGCGGGGCGCCAGGGCGCGGCCGCCGAACGCGCGGTGGTGCCCGCCGACCGGCTCTACCGCGTGCCCGAGGGCGCCGACCCGCTCGACGTCGTCGCGATGGCGCATCCGGCCGCCACCGCGTACCTGGCTCTGGTCACCTTCGGCCGCGTGCTGCCCGGCGAGACGGTTCTGGTCGCCGGCGGCGGCGGGAACGTCGGCGGCGCGCTGATCGAACTGGCGGCCGCGGCGGGCGCCCGGGTCTTCGCGACCGCGTCGGCCGCCGACCTCGGCCGCTGCCGTGACCTGGGCGCCGCAGAGGTGTTCGACTACCGCGACGAGCGGTTGTCCGACAGGCTGGCGTCCGCCGGGCCGGTCGACCTGTTCGTCGACACCTCCGGCCGCAACGACCTGGAGGCGGCGGTGCGCCTGCTGGCCTGGCGGGGCCGCATTGTGCTGCTGGCCGGCGCCCGCAGCCGCCCCGTGCTGCCGGCCGGTGAGCTGTACATGCACGACCGCTCGGTCCTCGGCTTCGCCATCTCGAACGCGACGGCCGCCGACCTCGCCGAGGCCGCCGCGGCCCTGAACCCCCGCTTCGCCGCGGGCGGCTTGCGTCCGCGCCGGGTGGAGCACCGCACCCTCGCGGACGCCGCGGAAACCCATCGCCGCCTCGAACGCGGCGAGGTGCACGGACGTGTGGTGCTGCTGACCCCGTAG
- a CDS encoding GNAT family N-acetyltransferase → MGEAELVFRELGPADDPRVRKDLLPLLLRLRPALSGELFEELVTEGHDQGLRYLIAYSPAGQPLAAAGYRTLVTSRGRVLFVDDLVTDEAARSRGVGARLMGELKTLGRRGGCVRLELDSGVANPHAHRFYLRHRLDITAFHFAGPVELETRS, encoded by the coding sequence ATGGGCGAAGCCGAGCTGGTTTTCCGGGAGCTGGGACCGGCCGACGATCCGCGGGTGAGGAAGGACTTGCTGCCGCTGCTGCTGCGGCTGCGGCCCGCGTTGTCCGGCGAACTGTTCGAAGAGCTCGTGACCGAAGGACACGACCAGGGGCTGCGGTACCTGATCGCGTACTCGCCGGCCGGGCAGCCACTGGCCGCGGCCGGGTACCGCACGCTCGTCACCAGCCGGGGCCGCGTCCTGTTCGTCGACGACCTGGTCACCGACGAGGCCGCGCGGTCGCGGGGGGTCGGCGCCCGGTTGATGGGCGAGCTGAAGACGCTGGGCCGGCGCGGCGGCTGCGTCCGGCTGGAGCTCGACTCCGGCGTCGCCAACCCCCACGCGCACCGGTTCTACCTCCGCCACCGGCTGGACATCACGGCGTTCCACTTCGCCGGGCCGGTGGAGCTCGAGACCCGGTCTTGA
- a CDS encoding MFS transporter produces the protein MSTSAAGRTTLPGTKAKTSGQRAARAAFYGLLVDYWEIMLPVIALGPAIEYFLPSTLPPQTKSTLTFLTFAAAFLGRPIGSVIFGHLADTLCRRRTTVVCSVGMGFAVLLVAFLPGYESVGMWGLAGVLLLRLLGGIFMGGQYTGANPLAMESAEKSRRGVVGGFIASAWPVSYVAVSLLTAVLVVVFPSGSATSAYATWGWRIPFLIGAVMAFVLFAYARKTAESQAWAANKAKEEQAAKTRSPLRELFRGDNLRSLGQVFLLMTGIWFAIQMLTVAPSGLLISYLHLPSQTVIWGILAANVVLFPCYLLLGAWGQRFGRRRTLIVCGVLTGTVSVGCVIGMLRTLGTGGPFWLAMVFFTIALCISVAPNAVLIPYLCERFHVGVRASGYGIGFTLAVIVPGLYSFMLIGLGKVISYEYGVAVLLVIGAVCTVAGAVLGPETKDVDLDTPAA, from the coding sequence ATGTCCACCTCCGCCGCCGGGCGAACCACCCTCCCCGGCACGAAAGCCAAAACGAGCGGGCAGCGAGCAGCACGCGCCGCCTTCTACGGCCTCCTCGTCGACTACTGGGAGATCATGCTCCCGGTGATCGCGCTGGGGCCGGCCATCGAGTACTTCCTCCCGTCCACGCTGCCACCCCAGACGAAGTCGACGCTCACGTTCCTCACGTTCGCCGCGGCGTTCCTGGGCCGGCCGATCGGCAGCGTGATCTTCGGCCACCTCGCCGACACCCTCTGCCGGCGCCGCACGACGGTCGTGTGTTCGGTCGGCATGGGGTTCGCGGTCCTGCTGGTGGCGTTCCTGCCGGGCTACGAATCCGTCGGCATGTGGGGTCTCGCCGGCGTCCTGCTGCTGCGGCTGCTCGGCGGGATCTTCATGGGTGGGCAGTACACCGGGGCCAACCCGCTGGCCATGGAGTCCGCGGAGAAGTCCCGGCGCGGGGTCGTGGGCGGGTTCATCGCGTCGGCCTGGCCGGTCTCCTACGTCGCGGTGTCGCTGCTGACGGCGGTGCTCGTGGTGGTGTTCCCGAGCGGCTCGGCGACGTCGGCGTACGCCACCTGGGGCTGGCGGATCCCGTTCCTGATCGGCGCGGTGATGGCGTTCGTCCTGTTCGCCTACGCGCGCAAGACCGCCGAGTCGCAGGCGTGGGCCGCCAACAAGGCCAAGGAGGAGCAGGCGGCGAAGACCCGGTCGCCGCTGCGGGAGCTGTTCCGCGGGGACAACCTGCGCAGCCTCGGGCAGGTTTTCCTGCTCATGACGGGGATCTGGTTCGCCATCCAGATGCTCACCGTCGCGCCGTCCGGCCTCCTGATCTCCTACCTGCACCTGCCCAGCCAGACCGTGATCTGGGGCATCCTGGCCGCCAACGTGGTGCTCTTCCCCTGCTACCTGCTCCTCGGCGCGTGGGGACAGCGGTTCGGCCGCCGCAGGACCTTGATCGTCTGCGGCGTCCTGACGGGAACCGTGTCCGTGGGCTGTGTGATCGGCATGCTGCGCACGCTGGGCACCGGCGGGCCGTTCTGGCTGGCGATGGTTTTTTTCACCATCGCCCTGTGCATCAGCGTCGCGCCGAACGCCGTGCTGATCCCGTACCTGTGCGAGCGGTTCCACGTCGGCGTGCGCGCCTCGGGCTACGGCATCGGGTTCACGCTCGCCGTGATCGTCCCCGGGCTGTACTCGTTCATGCTCATCGGGCTCGGAAAGGTCATCAGCTACGAGTACGGCGTGGCGGTCCTGCTGGTCATCGGCGCCGTGTGCACGGTGGCCGGCGCGGTGCTCGGTCCCGAGACCAAGGACGTCGACCTCGACACCCCGGCCGCGTGA
- a CDS encoding pyridoxamine 5'-phosphate oxidase family protein, translated as MPTISQEMTDVIEAAKLMFVATVRPDGTPNVSPKGSVRVLDPEHLIFMDIASPQTVENLRHQPAIEVNVVDFIARKGFRFRGTAEILDAGHPDFEWIRAWLVSKHSDSQPTNHAVKIAVSEAAELLSPAYTVDHVPEADVRKGWLRNYGLAEATSEAGV; from the coding sequence GTGCCCACGATCAGCCAAGAAATGACCGACGTCATCGAAGCCGCGAAACTGATGTTCGTCGCGACCGTCCGTCCTGACGGGACTCCCAACGTCTCGCCCAAGGGCTCGGTGCGCGTGCTCGACCCCGAACACCTGATCTTCATGGACATCGCTTCGCCGCAGACCGTGGAGAACCTGCGCCACCAGCCGGCGATCGAGGTCAACGTGGTGGATTTCATCGCCCGCAAGGGTTTCCGCTTCCGGGGCACCGCCGAGATCCTCGACGCGGGACATCCGGATTTCGAGTGGATCCGCGCGTGGCTGGTGTCGAAGCACAGCGACAGCCAGCCGACCAACCACGCCGTGAAGATCGCGGTCAGCGAGGCGGCTGAGCTCCTGTCGCCCGCGTACACGGTGGACCACGTGCCGGAGGCCGACGTCCGCAAGGGCTGGCTGCGCAACTACGGCCTCGCCGAGGCCACGTCCGAAGCCGGCGTGTAG